From the genome of Thermosynechococcus sp. NK55a:
ACCCCCTACAACACCCCCTACTTGACGACCAAGGCAGAGAAACTGGGGCATCTGCTGCTGCAAACTTACCTGATGACGGTGGCCTTTCGCTGGCAGGAGTCGCAATTGGATGCGGGCGATCGCTACGAACGACTGGAAAAACTGCGTCATCTGGCCGCAGGCGTCCATTTGCTGTTGCGCGAAGAAGCTCGGCCCGTTGCTCAAGCCATCTTTGGGCATCCTGACCTCATTGTTCACTTTGGCTTTGACCAGCCCCATGTGGCCGATCGCCAGTGGTATAAGCAGCCGGAACATCCCTATGTGCTTGCGGTGCAAACCCTGCTGCGGCAATTTTGCCAATGGCCAACGCTAAAAGGATTTGAGTTTCTGGTGGCCACGGGCACCGATCCAATGCTCAACCTACCGATGGATCTGGATCGCCAAGCCTACACCCAACAGTCTCCCAGTGAGTGGCAGCCTCATCTGATCTATTCCTGGTCTGCAGCAACCGGTTAAAGCATCAAAAAGCATGAATGGGTATCTTGGAGCATGGACAGCAGGGCTGCGATGGTGGGATTGGGAAAAGGCCAAGGTTCAACAATCCGTTTTCGGCATGACTGCTGGTACTCCTGTTGAGGCTGGCAGGGCTTTTGGCTAAGATGACGCTGATGACGCTGCTTATAATCTATAAGTGTAAACCTCAATTCAATCCATCGCTTCTGGCCGCAAAAAGAAACACTGGGGCGGCGTTGGCGTTAGCACAACAACACTGGCAATGGCGCGATCGCCCACAGGGAAACTAGCTACCCAATGCTCTAAAGGCTGAGCCGCTGCCCGCTGCCATACCCCTATCCCCTGAGCCTTGAGCCACGCTTCATAGTAGGTCCAAGCCTGGAGAAAGGAGCGATCGCCCCCCTCGACGATTCTTTGTTGCAGCGCAGCCCCAAAAAACCGCCGACTAATCGCTGCACGTTGAGGACAGAGGCGCAAGATTTCAACATCTACCCCTACAGGAGCCCTCCCACTCACAGCCAACACCGCCAATTGGCCACTATGGCTCCAGTTAAACTCCAACCCATTCAGATAGGGCTTACCCCCGGCAGCACGCGGCAAAGGCTTCTCTCCAAGATGAGGTTGATAGCGTCGTAAATAGGCACGGAGAATCACCCCACGGGGCACATCAGGGGGAAGTGTTAGCCACCAAAGATGCAGCGCATAGGAATCTAGGGTGAGGTCGGGGTGTGGCGCCCGCCATTGAGGGGCAACAATCGGGGGCAGGGGACAATCCCACACATTAAAGACTGAGGCGTTTTTTTAGGGACAATAGGTGAGTACGGGGATTAATTGGGCTATGGGGCAAGGGTAATTCAAAATTCGGCCAATTGGTTAGACTCGCACAGGGACAGTGTAGAGGGGGCAACCCATGACAAGGTAGGGGCACAGGCATCTGGCAGCGGGCGCAGGGGCTAATCTCCCAACAGTCGCCCAGTAGCTGGGTAATTGTCTCCGTCGTGTCTTCGAGAAAGCACTCTCCTGCCTGACCAGAGATCACATAGGCCCAGCAAGCCTCAAAGGCTTGACTGTAGCGATCGCCCTGAAGAACCGGTTGTGGCAGCACCGTATGCTCTCCACCCCAAATACAAAGCCGCTTCCCCAACTGAAACCAGTAGGCCAGATAGGACTTGACCTTTGCTTGGGCTGCCAAAAAGGCACAGTCTTCTATCTCCGTCATTGATACCACCCTCGCTAGTGTACTTACTACCCTAGCGCAAGGGAACGAGGGTCGCAGATCGGCTTAGCTCATCCGCTGCTAGGATTCAAACCAGTAGGAAAGTGAGGATCAAGTCGTTGCTTGCAGGTATTCAGGGCAATTCCCCAGCCGGCCTAGATAGCCTAACGCCTACCCCACATCTCGTCCAATAACCCACACCCTGAATTTTCAATCCCAGTCAGAAGTCCTCAAGCCCATTAGATTTTTTCAATGGATTAACTAACCTCAGTGGCCCAGCTTAACGCATGAGGGGCGCCAAGGCGGCATCTAACTGTCCCCAACTGTGGCCATCAAGGGCTAACTGCTCGATGAGACTGGCCAAGCGCAACGCTTTGAGGGCCTGTTCCCCACCCACCGACGGGGGTTGACCGCCACGAACGCAGTTGACAAAGTGCTCCAGCTCCGCATGGAGAGGTTCAATGTTACTCGTATAGACCTTCTCAATTAGGCCGTCTTGGCGGTAAAGGACTTGGCCATGATCGGCACTGCAGGATGCGGTGGTTTTGCGGTGAATGAGAATCTCATTTTTGAGGAAATCCGCCTCTGTGAGGGAATTTTTGCAGTGGGCAGCAATGCGCCGTTGCTTGCGGTGGGTGACTTTACTGGCAGTGAGAGTGGCAATAATACCGTTGGCAAAGCCCAAGGTGGCCGTCACGTAGTCTAGATACCCGGAGTTAGCAGAGCGACTGCCGGCGGCCGTCAGGCGCACCACAGGTGAATTGGTGAGTTCCAATAACAGGTCAATGTCGTGGATCATTAAGTCAAGAACCACTGAGACATCATTGGCGCGATCGGAGTAGGGACTCATGCGATCCGCCTCAAGGGCAAGGATTTCCTCCGTGCGCAGGACTTTGCTCAGCTCTTGAAAGGCAGGGTTAAATCGCTCAATATGTCCGACTTGGAGAATGCATTGGCACTCCGCTGCCGCGTTAACAAGGGACTCTGCTTCGCTAATACTGGCGGCAATCGGTTTTTCCACCAAGACGTGAACCCCATGGCGCAGGCAGGTAATCCCCACCTCATGATGCAGACGGGTGGGCACGGCAATACAGACCGCCTCAACGTGGGGCAGTAAATCCACATAGTTTTCAAAGAATTTGACCCGATATTTGCTAGCAGTGTCAATGCCCCGCTCTAGATTGACATCAGAGATGCCCACAAGTTCGACATCCTTGAGTAAACTCAAAACACGGGTGTGGTGCTGACCCATGTTGCCAACACCGATGACGCCAATGCGCAGTGGTTCGGGCTGGGGACGGAAGGCAGAACTCATGTCTATTGATTTCACTCCTCTACGCAACCGGGGAAGGGTTTGGTGTTGGCGATCGCCCGCCGTAGGTAAAAACCCACAGAGTTCACAGAATGAACATTTTCAGAAAGATGCTACCACAGCATTACCAAATGTAAAGTTCTTGATAGACAGGTATGACGACGACACAAAAGGCCGTTGTGTTGCTCTCAGGGGGCTTAGACTCCAGCACCGTATTATTTCGTGCCAAGGCACTGGGGTATGCTTGCTATGCTCTCTCCTTTGACTATGGGCAGCGCCATCGGCGGGAATTGGAAGCAGCGATTGCCATTGCCACCGCTGCTGGGGTTGTTGAGCATCAAATCCTTCCCCTGAATTTGCGCCTATGGGGGGGATCGGCTCTGACAGACTTGAGCATTGACCTGCCCCGCGATCGCGATCTGGCCACCATGAGCCAAGAGATTCCCGTCACCTATGTCCCCGCCCGCAATACAATTTTCCTGAGTGTTGCCCTCGCCTATGCCGAAGCCCTAGGGGCACAAACCGTTCATATTGGCGTTAATGCCCTCGATTACTCTGGCTATCCCGACTGTCGCCCTGACTATATTGCCGCGATGCAGGAGGTCTATCGCCTCGGTACCAAACAGGGGCGTGAAGGCCAGCCGATTGAAATTGTCACCCCCCTCATTGAACTTCACAAAAAAGACATCATTCGCCTAGGTCATGGGTATGGTGTTCCTTGGGAAAAAACATGGTCTTGTTACAGCAATGGCGAACAGGCCTGTGGTTGCTGTGATGCCTGTCGGTTGCGTTTAGCGGCCTTTGCCGAACTAGGTTTAGTAGATCCCTTGCCCTACGCAGTTCACCCCCCGCTGTAGGTTCGGTAAATCCCCCTTTTGCTCATGGCAGGGGCGATCGCACTATAGGAAGAAGAGAGGGTTAAGCCCAATATGGGTGCTGTGCCCCGCATTGAAGTTAGCCTGCAAAGGGAGTTTTCGTCGCTATGGCAAAAGTTGTCGGAATTGATCTGGGGACCACCAACTCCTGTGTGGCCGTCATGGAAGGGGGCAAGCCCACGGTTATTGCCAATGCTGAAGGGTTTCGGACAACGCCCTCCGTTGTTGCCTACACCAAAAATGGCGATCGCCTCGTGGGTCAAATTGCCAAACGGCAAGCAGTGATGAACCCCGAAAATACCTTCTATTCTGTGAAGCGCTTTATTGGCCGTCGTTTCGACGAGGTGACCCACGAAGCCACCGAGGTCTCCTACAAAGTTTTGAACGTCAATGGCAACGTCAAACTGGATTGCCCCGCCCTTGGCAAACAGTTTGCCCCTGAGGAAATTTCTGCTCAAGTCCTGCGCAAACTCAAAGAGGACGCCAGTAAGTACCTGGGTGAAGAAGTCACCCAAGCAGTAATTACTGTGCCTGCCTACTTCAACGATTCTCAACGCCAAGCCACAAAAGATGCCGGTAAAATTGCCGGCCTAGAAGTGCTGCGGATCATTAACGAACCCACCGCTGCCTCCTTGGCCTATGGCCTAGATAAAAAAGCCAATGAAACTATCCTCGTCTTTGACCTTGGCGGTGGCACCTTTGACGTCTCCATCCTTGAAGTGGGCGATGGCGTTTTTGAAGTGCTGGCTACCTCCGGGGACACCCACCTGGGCGGTGACGACTTCGACAAGAAAATTGTGGACTATCTAGCTGAGTCCTTCCGTGCCCAAGAAGGCATTGACCTACGCAAAGACAGACAGGCACTGCAACGGCTCACAGAGGCAGCAGAAAAAGCCAAAATTGAACTCTCCAGCGTCATGCAAACGGAAATCAACCTGCCCTTCATCACCGCAACCCAGGATGGTCCTAAGCACCTCGACATGACGCTCACCCGCGCTAAATTTGAGGAACTCTGCTCTGACCTGATTGACCGTTGCCGTGTACCCGTCGAGCAAGCGCTCAAAGACGCCAAACTCACCAAGGATCAAATTGATGAAGTGGTGCTAGTGGGAGGTTCCACCCGCATTCCCGCCATCCAAGAGCTGGTCAAACGGCTATTGGGCAAAGACCCCAACCAGAGTGTCAACCCCGATGAGGTCGTGGCTGTGGGTGCTGCCATTCAAGCTGGGGTACTGGCAGGGGAAGTGAAAGACATTCTCCTCCTCGATGTCACACCGCTGTCGCTGGGCGTCGAGACCCTTGGGGGTGTGATGACGAAAATTATTCCCCGCAACACCACGATCCCCACGAAAAAATCCGAGGTCTTCTCCACCGCCGTTGATGGTCAAACCAATGTGGAAATCCACGTTCTCCAAGGAGAGCGGGAAATGGCCGCCGACAACAAGAGCCTCGGTACCTTCCGTTTGGATGGCATTCCGCCAGCACCGCGCGGCGTGCCGCAAATCGAAGTCACGTTTGATATTGATGCCAACGGTATCCTCAACGTGACCGCTCGTGACAAAGGCACCGGCAAACAGCAGTCCATTAGCATCACAGGCGCCTCAACGCTGCCCAAGGAAGAAGTGGAACGTATGGTGCGCGAAGCAGAAATGAATGCCGCCGCCGATAAAGCCAAACGCGAGAAAATCGAGACTAAGAACCAAGCGGAGCAACTCTGCTATCAAGCGGAGAAACAGTTGAATGAGTTGGGGGATAAAGTCTCCACCAGTGATAAAGACCGTCTCACTTCCCTCATTGCCAACCTGCGCTCGGAAATCGGCACCGAAGCGGAGAAGAAACCCATTGAGTCCATTGACTTTGGACGGGTGAAATCGCTGATGCAGGATCTGCAACAAGCCCTCTACAGTGTCGGCTCAAGTGTCTATCAAAGTGCTCAGTCCAGTGATGGAACTGGCGCCAGCAGCGGCGGTGGCAGTGGTAGTGGCGGTGATGACGAAGTGATTGACGCCGAGTTCTCGGAAACCAAATAGTCCCGCCTATTGACAACTTTCTGCCAGAACCAGACACCTCCTCCCCCTAGGTGAAGGCTTAGGGGGTTCTCTTTTCTTTTGGCACGGTATGCTCGGTGGTTTTTCGATGGGGGCTTCTTGTACTAGGAGGAAAATTCCGATAAAATAGAGTTTCTGTTCTTAATTTTTGTTGAATGCTGAGACCACCCCTACCATTGAGGTAAGCATGGCCAAACGCCGCAATCCCAAGAAAGAAAAAGCTCTTCGTAACCAAGCCTACGCTCGTAAGTTTCGCAAGCGTTCTTCGGGTCGCTACAGTCGCCGTCTAAATACGGAGAATCGCCCAGAAACGAAGACCACTGAGACCGTTGAGGAAATGACGGACGCCTAGAGGGCAGTTGGTGATTAAGCGGGCGTTGCCATGGCGAGAGTTTGGGGTTGCGTTTTTAACCGTTTTTTGGCTGAATTCGCCGATAAAACTCAAATTGCTGTATTTTTCATGGCTGCCAGCGCCGCCTCCCCTTGGTTGGTGTTTTTGGGGGCAGCTTTAGCCTTAGTGACCACTAGCTTGATTGGAGTATGGATTGGTCGCTGGCTATCCCAGTACCTCTCGGAGCAGCGATTACAAACGTTGACGGGCACTAGCCTGTTGGCGATCGCCCTCTGGCTATTGTGGGATATGTTACACCCAAGCCTTTGATCACTAGGAGAGCAGATCGCGATTCTAGGTGAGTTCCTTGAGTTGATAGTCACCCCCTGCTAAAGTGAAGGGGTTGCAGTGAGCCCGCTGACTCTCTTCGGCATTATCTAAGTTTGTGAACCCCTGCGGAGACTGTGGAGAATGCCATCTCAAGTCATTCAGCTGTGGTCATCGTTGATTAGTATTCTCGATACACCTTTGTTTCGCCTTGGGCGGGAGACTATTTCCCTGCGTTGGCTGTTTCAAGTGGTGCTGCTGCTCATTCTTGTTGCAATTTTAGCGCGCTTTTTCAAAGGGGTGCTGAAAAATCAGCTTTTACCGCGCCTTGGTCTGGATTTAGGCAACCGCGAGGCCATTTCCACTGTGATTAGTGGTGCTGGGGGAGCACTGGGCTACATTATTGTTTTGCAAGCGGTGGGAATTAATCTCGATTCCCTAGCGGTGATTATTGGCGGCTTGGGGGTGGGGATTGGTTTTGGTTTGCAGGATGTCACCCGCAATCTCATCAGTGGTCTGACCCTCTTGATTGAACGCAAGGTGCGTGTTGGCGACTTTGTGGAAATTGAAAACATCAGTGGCTACGTTCAGGAAGTCTCGATGCGCGCCACGGTGATTCAAACCTTTAACGGTTCAAATGTGGTAGTGCCCAATACCTACCTTGCTGATAGTCCGGTATTGAATTGGTACTATGAAACCCACCGCGGTCGCATTGATATTCCTATTGGGGTTGCCTATGGTACGGATCCAGTTTTAGTAACGGAGGTCTTGCTCAATATTGCGCATTCTGAGCCAGATATCCTCAAGGAGCCAGCGCCTCGGGTTATTTTCCGTGAATTTGGCGATTCGGCCCTTAAGTTTGAGCTTTGGGTATGGACGGAGACCATTGAGCGGCGAGTGTTCATCAAAAGCAGTCTCAATTTCAAGATTGATTACTACTTTCGGCAGCACAATATCTCGATTCCTTTCCCACAGCGAGATCTGTGGATTCGCAATGCACCAACGCTCTCTGTTACTTCTGAACCAGCCGAAACGGTAGGCATGCCCTTGGCACCAGCAACGCCCTCCTTAAGGTCGCTGCTTCGGCAGGTGAGCTATTTTCAATGCATGAATGATTTGCAATTACGCTTTCTCATTGAATCGGGCTACCGCAAGCACCTGAGAGCGAAGGAAATTTTGTTCCGTGCTCAGGAGCCGATCAGCAACTTCTACATCGTATTACAGGGGCAGATGGCAGCGGTCTATGAGGAGGATGGGGAACTGAAGCCGATGATGAGATTTAATCCCGGGGAGCACTTTGGCGAACTGCCCCTAATGCTGGGGGTGGCCTGCCCAACAACAATGATGGCAATGACGGATACGGTATTGTTTGTCCTGCCGCGGGAGGGATTTGAACAGTTGCTCAAGGAACATCCTTTCCTGGCTGAGGATATTGCGGTGGCGATCGCCCGCCGCCAGGATGTGCTGGCGCAACATCAACAGGAGCTTCAGGAACTGAGTCGCCAAGAGTCGGATCCAAGTCGGCCGATGAACTGGATTCGCGATCGCCTGCAAAAACTGCTGAGCTGGTAAATGGCTTCACGCGGTTGAGTCTAAGGTAAAGGCCTGTTCCAGGTAGCAATGGAGCCAATAGGCACCCCTGTGGTGTCGCACCAAGGCCACATCAAAGCGACAGGGGTGCTCCTGCCACTGGGGCTGAGACTCTAGGAATGCTTGGGCTGCCAAAATGAGTTTGCGTTGCTTGCTGGGGGAAATAGCGTCGAGGCCATCCCTATCCCAGTTGTAAGAACGGCGGGTTTTCACTTCGACAAAGAGCACCACTCCCTCCGGATCACAGGCAACAATATCCAGTTCACCCCAAGGGCAAGACCAGTTTTGAGCCAAAATTTGACACTGCTGAGTTTGTAGCCACGCCGCAACTACCGCCTCCCCACAATCACCCACGTGGCGCATAGGCCCTAGGCTTCGATGGGTTCGAGATTAAACAAGTCTTGGAGGGTTTGCATAGCGCGTTGACGACTCTCTAGGTCTCGCTGGGATTGCAGTTGCACTGTCGGATCATGGAGGATTTTGTTGATGATGGTGCGGGTCATAGCTTCAATGACCCCTTGGTGCTTGTCAGCAAACTCGCTACCCAAGCGAGAGAGGGCTTTTTCTAGTTCCTGGGTACGGATCGCTTCCATTTTTTGGCGCAGACTGCGGATTGTTGGAACCGTTTCCAGGGCGTGCCACCAAGCCAAAAATGTCTCTAATTCTTCCTCAAGGATGCCCTCAGCCTCTTGGGCTAACTGGCGTCGAGCCTCTTGGTTTTGTGCCACTACAGCTTCCAGATCATCCACATTAAAAAGTTCTACGCAGGCCAATTCCGTCACATTGGCATGGACATTGCGGGGCACAGAAATATCAATGATGGCAAGGGGGCGATCGCCTGTGAGTACGGAGCCTAGGTTCTCGCGATCCAGGAGGGGCTGGGTTGCTGCTGTACCCGTAAAGACCAAATCCATCGCTGCCACAATCGGCAGCAGATCTGTCATCGTAAAGAGTTCAAAGCGCACTTCGGGAAACTGCTGCGCCAGTTCCTGTGCCCGTTCCAAGGAGCGGTTGATAATGCTGATTTCCTTTACGCCCCGGGCAATCAGGTGTTGCACTACCAAGCGGGACATTTTACCGGCACCGACAACGGCAATTCGGCAGTTTTGTAGATTCTGCAGCCGCAGATCCGCCAGTTCCACCGCCGCTGAACTGATGGAGACTGCCCCAGTGCCAATACTGGTTTCTGTGCGTACCCGCTTCCCGGCA
Proteins encoded in this window:
- a CDS encoding Gfo/Idh/MocA family protein, producing the protein MSSAFRPQPEPLRIGVIGVGNMGQHHTRVLSLLKDVELVGISDVNLERGIDTASKYRVKFFENYVDLLPHVEAVCIAVPTRLHHEVGITCLRHGVHVLVEKPIAASISEAESLVNAAAECQCILQVGHIERFNPAFQELSKVLRTEEILALEADRMSPYSDRANDVSVVLDLMIHDIDLLLELTNSPVVRLTAAGSRSANSGYLDYVTATLGFANGIIATLTASKVTHRKQRRIAAHCKNSLTEADFLKNEILIHRKTTASCSADHGQVLYRQDGLIEKVYTSNIEPLHAELEHFVNCVRGGQPPSVGGEQALKALRLASLIEQLALDGHSWGQLDAALAPLMR
- a CDS encoding TMEM165/GDT1 family protein — translated: MARVWGCVFNRFLAEFADKTQIAVFFMAASAASPWLVFLGAALALVTTSLIGVWIGRWLSQYLSEQRLQTLTGTSLLAIALWLLWDMLHPSL
- the dnaK gene encoding molecular chaperone DnaK encodes the protein MAKVVGIDLGTTNSCVAVMEGGKPTVIANAEGFRTTPSVVAYTKNGDRLVGQIAKRQAVMNPENTFYSVKRFIGRRFDEVTHEATEVSYKVLNVNGNVKLDCPALGKQFAPEEISAQVLRKLKEDASKYLGEEVTQAVITVPAYFNDSQRQATKDAGKIAGLEVLRIINEPTAASLAYGLDKKANETILVFDLGGGTFDVSILEVGDGVFEVLATSGDTHLGGDDFDKKIVDYLAESFRAQEGIDLRKDRQALQRLTEAAEKAKIELSSVMQTEINLPFITATQDGPKHLDMTLTRAKFEELCSDLIDRCRVPVEQALKDAKLTKDQIDEVVLVGGSTRIPAIQELVKRLLGKDPNQSVNPDEVVAVGAAIQAGVLAGEVKDILLLDVTPLSLGVETLGGVMTKIIPRNTTIPTKKSEVFSTAVDGQTNVEIHVLQGEREMAADNKSLGTFRLDGIPPAPRGVPQIEVTFDIDANGILNVTARDKGTGKQQSISITGASTLPKEEVERMVREAEMNAAADKAKREKIETKNQAEQLCYQAEKQLNELGDKVSTSDKDRLTSLIANLRSEIGTEAEKKPIESIDFGRVKSLMQDLQQALYSVGSSVYQSAQSSDGTGASSGGGSGSGGDDEVIDAEFSETK
- the queC gene encoding 7-cyano-7-deazaguanine synthase QueC, producing MTTTQKAVVLLSGGLDSSTVLFRAKALGYACYALSFDYGQRHRRELEAAIAIATAAGVVEHQILPLNLRLWGGSALTDLSIDLPRDRDLATMSQEIPVTYVPARNTIFLSVALAYAEALGAQTVHIGVNALDYSGYPDCRPDYIAAMQEVYRLGTKQGREGQPIEIVTPLIELHKKDIIRLGHGYGVPWEKTWSCYSNGEQACGCCDACRLRLAAFAELGLVDPLPYAVHPPL
- a CDS encoding glutamyl-tRNA reductase, translating into MNIAVIGLSHKTAPVDVREKLSVPEDVRERALQHLRGYAHIQEATILSTCNRLEIYIVTSDTEVGVREVHQFLSEWSHIPLPQLRPYLFILLHQDAVMHLMRVASGLDSLVIGEGQILSQVKRCHQLGQQYKAIGSILNRLFTAAIAAGKRVRTETSIGTGAVSISSAAVELADLRLQNLQNCRIAVVGAGKMSRLVVQHLIARGVKEISIINRSLERAQELAQQFPEVRFELFTMTDLLPIVAAMDLVFTGTAATQPLLDRENLGSVLTGDRPLAIIDISVPRNVHANVTELACVELFNVDDLEAVVAQNQEARRQLAQEAEGILEEELETFLAWWHALETVPTIRSLRQKMEAIRTQELEKALSRLGSEFADKHQGVIEAMTRTIINKILHDPTVQLQSQRDLESRQRAMQTLQDLFNLEPIEA
- a CDS encoding 4'-phosphopantetheinyl transferase superfamily protein, with product MWDCPLPPIVAPQWRAPHPDLTLDSYALHLWWLTLPPDVPRGVILRAYLRRYQPHLGEKPLPRAAGGKPYLNGLEFNWSHSGQLAVLAVSGRAPVGVDVEILRLCPQRAAISRRFFGAALQQRIVEGGDRSFLQAWTYYEAWLKAQGIGVWQRAAAQPLEHWVASFPVGDRAIASVVVLTPTPPQCFFLRPEAMD
- a CDS encoding mechanosensitive ion channel domain-containing protein; this encodes MPSQVIQLWSSLISILDTPLFRLGRETISLRWLFQVVLLLILVAILARFFKGVLKNQLLPRLGLDLGNREAISTVISGAGGALGYIIVLQAVGINLDSLAVIIGGLGVGIGFGLQDVTRNLISGLTLLIERKVRVGDFVEIENISGYVQEVSMRATVIQTFNGSNVVVPNTYLADSPVLNWYYETHRGRIDIPIGVAYGTDPVLVTEVLLNIAHSEPDILKEPAPRVIFREFGDSALKFELWVWTETIERRVFIKSSLNFKIDYYFRQHNISIPFPQRDLWIRNAPTLSVTSEPAETVGMPLAPATPSLRSLLRQVSYFQCMNDLQLRFLIESGYRKHLRAKEILFRAQEPISNFYIVLQGQMAAVYEEDGELKPMMRFNPGEHFGELPLMLGVACPTTMMAMTDTVLFVLPREGFEQLLKEHPFLAEDIAVAIARRQDVLAQHQQELQELSRQESDPSRPMNWIRDRLQKLLSW
- a CDS encoding YraN family protein — encoded protein: MRHVGDCGEAVVAAWLQTQQCQILAQNWSCPWGELDIVACDPEGVVLFVEVKTRRSYNWDRDGLDAISPSKQRKLILAAQAFLESQPQWQEHPCRFDVALVRHHRGAYWLHCYLEQAFTLDSTA